The following proteins come from a genomic window of Deltaproteobacteria bacterium IMCC39524:
- a CDS encoding tetratricopeptide repeat protein has product MTKEIQKLKKQLLLEELTRQGKAPKQRLWILLGLIMVALVAAGAYWYQANLQTRLEERFQQGLAFRQEARYSEAVELFKELHAEQPSFVRIPQALFQVAEIQDLYLGRYSDALLTYLLLERDYPDAPEVFAARKQVAVLYKYRLNDCGQAIAVYQKVLDDADSNSDQLQYEVADCYFRLNNFAQARIEFESLLKNDPQSDLFAEVQYRIAMTYALEGKLPEAAGAYRVVIERWSESSYAVEASFGLATVLEEQEELVEALKILEELKGIYPKEDILTRKTEQVRERIEKKKKAI; this is encoded by the coding sequence ATGACGAAGGAAATCCAGAAATTGAAGAAACAGCTCCTTCTGGAGGAGTTGACGCGCCAGGGGAAGGCGCCTAAGCAGCGGCTCTGGATTTTACTCGGTCTGATCATGGTGGCGCTGGTCGCCGCCGGCGCTTACTGGTACCAGGCGAATTTACAAACAAGACTCGAAGAACGTTTCCAGCAAGGCCTCGCTTTCAGGCAGGAAGCCAGGTATAGCGAAGCGGTTGAGCTCTTTAAGGAGCTTCACGCTGAGCAGCCGTCTTTTGTGCGGATACCTCAGGCTCTTTTTCAGGTCGCTGAAATACAGGATCTGTATCTGGGTCGTTATTCCGATGCCCTGCTGACCTACCTGCTGCTGGAGCGGGATTACCCGGACGCCCCAGAGGTGTTTGCTGCCAGGAAGCAGGTCGCTGTGCTTTACAAGTATCGGCTCAACGACTGTGGTCAGGCTATTGCTGTCTACCAGAAGGTTCTCGATGATGCCGATAGCAACAGCGATCAGTTGCAATACGAGGTGGCAGACTGCTATTTCCGCCTGAATAACTTTGCCCAGGCCCGGATAGAGTTTGAAAGCCTGCTCAAGAATGATCCGCAAAGCGATCTTTTTGCCGAAGTTCAATACCGAATTGCCATGACCTACGCTCTGGAAGGAAAGCTTCCGGAAGCGGCCGGGGCCTATCGGGTTGTTATTGAGCGCTGGTCGGAAAGCTCCTATGCTGTAGAAGCAAGCTTCGGTCTGGCAACGGTACTGGAAGAGCAGGAAGAGCTCGTGGAAGCTTTGAAAATTCTCGAGGAGCTTAAAGGGATTTATCCCAAAGAAGATATCCTGACTCGCAAGACGGAGCAGGTACGCGAGCGGATTGAAAAGAAAAAGAAGGCGATTTAG